The genome window AGATGGTCCTTGATAGCAGGAAGATTACCAGGGCGAACAGACAATGAAATAAAGAACTACTGGAATACCTACCTCAGAAAAAAGGGCTTGCACAGCAGCCCAAGTCCTGCATCAAAGAATAGAGAAGTACAAACAGTTAAAGCAGTTGCAGATAAACAAAAAGGTGTGGAAGTTAATGTAATAAGGACCAAGGCCATACGATGCACCAGATCTCTTTTTGCTGATGAAGTTCCTGCCAGTGGAATGAATAATTCTGCATATTCTGTCCTACCAAGTGCTATGTTTGATTATGACACCTCAGATTTCAGTGGAAATGACCCAGCACCTCAGGCTGCAAAAAGTGTTTGTTCTGAGGAGAACATGCAAAATTCAGTTTTCCCTCAGGCAGCTGATGGTTTTTATACAAGTAGCGGTAGCTTCCATGATAGCTTTAGTGCTACTGCCTCCTCAAGCTACTTCAATTATACCAAAATCTGTAGTACTGTTTTAGAAAAAAGTGAGGAGTTACATCCTTTCATGTGTGATGATGAGTGGGTTTCCTTGTTGATGCATCCAAACATATAGGATGTTGTATTTATCTCCAAGAAATAATGGAATTGAGGAGGTTGACATTTAGTCAATAAGATGCTAAGTTATTATACAGCTTCAAGTTTCCTTGCCACTGCATCTACtgcttttgatgataaaaaaaagttGAAGATAGTGGAGATATATGAATCAGTTCACAGTTGGGTGCTGCCATCACACTAATTTTTACCTGCATTTTATGTTCTCCGTGATAAAATAAGATGGCAGATAATTGGCATCAGATTAAGATATTAAGCATATTCTTAAAATGCAGAAGTTGATATTGAAGGTAGTTTGTTTGATATGAAGCAACTTGGTCCCAATACCAAGTGGGCCTAAAGGCCCTAAACAAAGGATTGATCCTACAAACACAAAGGGTTATGCCAGTTGATACAATCAGTAGAAAATGCcacaaaaaattgttcctaaatcTTAAACAGTGTGTTGATTATGACATCACTGTGGTAACTAGAAACATATATACACCAGATACAGGCCTGTTGTGCAAAGAAATAAGCTACACTTCATTAATAATTTACACCATAAACATTGCAGCTGAAAATTCAAAAGATTGAAAAAAGGTAGCAGTAGAATGAAGTAAAAGACTTTGCATTGGACTAATATGCAACATGTTTCTCTTGTACAGTCAGGGAGAAAATCATCAGGCACGGACAACCATAACTGAAACAAGAGGAAAATATAGACCTAACTATATGAAGACATACCACATATCTTATGTGATTGAGGCGTgatagggaaaaaaaaagggtgttgtcaaagaaaaaaaaaggtttaagCGCCTATCGAGAAAAACAATTAACCatgttcacgagtagattttcccAGTAAAGCAAGAATTAGCATTGATGGAGCTCTAGACACTCTTTTAGACAGAAGAAAAGTTGCACAACAAAGAAAACACGACTAATGATTCTCAAAAGCAAATCCTGTTGTTGGTTAACATTATATAGTTCCAAAAGTTTTTCTCATCAAACAATTAGCTTAAACAAGTAAAACTTACAGCCATATGCCCCCTTCACGTCCTTcgcgttttatcaccgaggcaatataAGAAAAGGAAGCACATCCCTAGCAGGAGGAAGATCCCCCTCAATTAGAATGTGGTAGAAGGAGCCGAACAATATCAAGTCAAACTGCTCAAGGAGCTAGAGATACCAAATCATCACAGTCGTCTGtagcgtgcaaaggcaaaggcaaaggggatgaCAATGACATCAGTTGCACCGTTGAAAAGAATCGAATCGATCGACGAGACACTTTTTTAATTACATTCAACAACCAACTCAGTCTAGAGACATGATAGCGGCCAATGATGGTGATGACACCGAGAAGTCAATAGTTCGATCTACATAATTTATAGATAGCGCATGGACCACAAAGCAGTATTTTACAcgtcacccaagattcagatcatggagctcGACAAGATACTAGTCAAGTTTATACACATAAGAGAAAAGGGAAGGGAGTTGATGATTTTGAGCAAAAGCGACATAGCCTACATGACATAGACACTGAgcaaagctcatcgtattcattgTTATCATACGGTAACACAGAGCAATAGTACGATGATCAATGTTATGATATGAAGCAACATATTATTGACGAAAATAGAAATTCTGACATTCTCCATGCTCCGCACTAATGCATACCATAATCATCCTTGCCTTAGGAGCCACCTCGGACACATGTGGTTCACAACGATCAaactacgaccatcaccacattgatgtacCAATGACAGACGATCTATTAATATaccatgtcatgggatcaatttcaagattgtgTCCAACAAGCATATCAAATTAATATACAAATGCATAAGATCAAGGGCCCTAACCCACTGCCCGTGGAGTCCCAtcattctttttggtggtagaacaaGTATATTCATTGattaattacttaattcatttgaattttaaagtttaaattatttaaaaaataatctaacaagtcaaataatttctttatagataattcaatatcaacagAAGGACAGTATGGAACGTACaacaaagctactcctcaaagtcCAAAAATATGTgctactattctttcctaatttagattattttttgctAAAatcatactaaatttatatttatttctaacttaaaaatcttaaCCTAACTTGTTTATTTTTAAATGCTCCACCATACCGACATAAGGTATGTCGATACAAATTCGTATGTATCATACCAACGACTAGTTGATACATTGATATGGACCGATAAAACGAACCCTATTGATATGTATATGAGAGGCAATAAGAATATCCATAGTTGATAGGGCGAAGTTATGGTCTCACTTTTGGGTTTGTCaaaaccaaggttcgccgtactgtaccgtaccggcgtttcgacccgggctcgatacggtacggtaccggtataCCGGgcagtacatcagggcgtaccgagcggtacaccctggtgtaccgaataattttatactttttcatactgtagcagtgctacagtataatactgtagcactatagcgataccggacggtccgcgtaccggtaacctgtcggaccggtacgtatcgcccggtatgggcggtatgcttcggtatgacagaccttggttAAAGCAaaacattttgaaactttaaGCAGTTTCCAAGAAGTTTCTGACTCATGTCTTAATTATGAACTTTGATGTTATAAAATGGGGCTTATGTATCTGCTATGCTGCATATGACTTCTGGATTCTTCAATCAGAAGGAAGCACCTACACAAGAACTTGAGCAGACCATCAGTAATAGCATGAATCACATgcaaagattaaaaaataacaaCACTTTTTCCTTTCTACTTCAGCTCTTCAGTGTTAAGATCGTGCCAAAGTCAAGCTTAATCTACTTGAACAATTGTACAGCTTAACTTAGAACTTGAGACTTGCTTGTTCCGGAAAGCATGCAACAAAGAATCTTGACTGCTTATCTCTATGTGAAAGGATATACAGAATATTAAATATATTGACTCTTATAATTCCATCATCTACTTTATCCATCCAACCCCAATTTTCCGCTTACATCAACTTTCCCTAACATAATCCTGGGCGTGCCATCTTTTTAACCCTCCAAATAACTgaattaaaatatttagaaaaTCTGACAATACCAACCTGATATCTCAATACCTCAAGAAGCATTAGACGAATAAGAATCTTGTAGACAACTTGAACTATAAATGCAATTATAATTAGTCCGATAGGTGAGTCAAGATTCAAGAACACCAACCTCTTTCGAGTCACCCTTTCTGGAACCAATGTGAAGCAGGGTCCAACCTCTGTCATTCCTCTCCCTCAGCCTCTGCTTGAAAAATCGCCTGCTCGACAGGTAGCTCCGAGCCTTAAGCTGCTTCTCAGGATACATATTCCACCCAGCCCAAGATTCGACCACGATGACAAAGAAGAAATCAAAGTTCTATACCCCGCAACTTCTCGACCAAATCACACTTCTTTTTCCAGCGCAAGTGTCCCGGGAGAGCACGCAACAAAGAACCCAACCCGAAAACAAGATAAAAGGCTTCAGATAGTCGCCACGACGATGAGAAAAGCACCCAAAGGGCGCGAAGGGATTCAACCCGGGGCCGAAGGCGCGGAGATCGTCGAGAGCGGAGATGGGCGCAACGATGGACGCGAGCGCAAAAGGAGAGGAAAGAATCATAATTGAAGATGCCTCCTGATTGCTCCGATCAAATAGGAGGAAACCCTAGAACGAAACGGATTAAACGAAGAGACAACGCCCGAAGGAAATCGGGGTGAGGATTGAAGGGGAGGAATCATGTAGAAGTTGCGAGTCTTGTTCGAACCCTAATTCGATCTCGCTCTCCGTTCCCGTCGACGAGGAAGAGAGCGCAGGACTGGGTGGCTTTTATATGTCGCGTGAAAGCACGCTGCGTATGGACTAGGGATGACGTCAATAGTTGAAGCAGCTGCTTTAATATGGGCCGTTGATTGGGCCTGCGATTGATTATTTGTGGCCCGTAATAATTACATATTtattctaaaaatataaaaaaaattagaagattTAGAAAATATGATATcagaatattaaataaaataactaaaaataaaaataaataatattgtaGCGATATCAAACTATATGTTTCAGtgttgatagttgatcagatcaATAAATCTTGATTTGATCTTATTAATTCCATTTTCATGTTGGATTTTGACGAAATTAGGGTGTATAGAGACTGAAATTACCCTAAACTTCTATAATTTAAGCATCATTATAAGTTTTTAAAGAATAATAATGTGGATTCCATCTAACAATTTATTTAGAGATATGAtacatattaaaataaaaaaaattaatgatcatatacataaaaaaattaatgctAAGTgagaaatattaaattttttatctaaaaCCATTCAAATtctcatataaatttttttgtaaTACCTAAAAATAGATAGGGAGGATCTAAACTAATTGGAACTAGTTGACACTAAGTGACAAAATGTTGACTCACTGAATCAAAACATTGTAAATCTCAGTGATTCATTCAGAAACATTGTAACTTAGTGATGCATCACCCCTTTCGATTATCATTCTATCataataaatgaatataaatgctacaatatatttttaaaatataaaaatcaaaatttatgcctaagtgagataaaaaaaataaggatttctcatcatttattttaaaatataccaagtttttttttttctagttttcGATCAAAATAACTAAGACCTTAAATAAATCATTTAATAAAATATAGAAACTTATAATAACAttgatgataaattttgctaatgaagtgctattattattattattattattattattattattattattattattattattattattattattatttaagccACTTCTGCATTCACTCTCCCTCGCACAACAAAACCAGCTTAAAATACTCCCTTCACTGTCGCCTCTCTCCTGCCTTCGCTCGCTCATCCGATGGGTTCCTCCCCCCCCGACCTCTCCGACATCGACGGCGACTCTGCCGCCAATGCCTCTGTCAAAGCCGTCATCGGGGAGGTCCCCGACCTATGCACAGTCGAGCAGACCGCCGCCCACCTCTCTGATTCCTGCCAGATCTCCGACGATCCCGAATCCCGCTTACACAGACTCAAAACCTTCCCGGGTTCCCTTCCCAAAACCGCCACCCCTGATGCCCTCCAAATGAACCGCTCCCGGACCTTGCCCAAACCTCCGCTCGACCCA of Musa acuminata AAA Group cultivar baxijiao chromosome BXJ2-3, Cavendish_Baxijiao_AAA, whole genome shotgun sequence contains these proteins:
- the LOC135607626 gene encoding transcription factor MYB1-like, giving the protein MRKASCCPKEGLNRGAWTSEEDKLLSDYILAHGLGRWRSLPANAGLNRCGKSCRLRWLNYLRPDIKKGNITQEEEDLIIRLHNLLGNRWSLIAGRLPGRTDNEIKNYWNTYLRKKGLHSSPSPASKNREVQTVKAVADKQKGVEVNVIRTKAIRCTRSLFADEVPASGMNNSAYSVLPSAMFDYDTSDFSGNDPAPQAAKSVCSEENMQNSVFPQAADGFYTSSGSFHDSFSATASSSYFNYTKICSTVLEKSEELHPFMCDDEWVSLLMHPNI